A genomic region of Bombus terrestris chromosome 12, iyBomTerr1.2, whole genome shotgun sequence contains the following coding sequences:
- the LOC100647352 gene encoding SET and MYND domain-containing protein 4, translated as MQRINAIDEAPADPSYRDLCSLETLRSGKNGFFREFSENVTRVAGERWICQVFGRLTSDEQRIRAIFTDAKVKDTVLETLNRTEILYRGKDANVSRARRLEGFEAAAAAQRRKALLLFGQAVLRAPLPGKCRTVDRGLGLPLAFLARAETFLACNEHELALRDLSFVEEMDGDLPNELRASFARTKKACETFVRANEKKLLPARAPSRDKAAARSASDENPRLPGASTLLDIEETENAGKRAIAAKPIEPGDRLVVEAPYAATLLPEFFGTHCQHCFSRFVAPIGCPDCSSVAFCGRKCRDAAMASYHKYECKILALLIGSGMSVLSMLALRMATQSGPTGCIEICRALDSNEKEQVARPCTQAQAKLSKSAKRRSRRKKLRDSRREQPVEKVPRETEREKLVEGDAIDLRVYDLVTHEKHRTAKDFFERSLMAAFLLKCLQRVGFFETVTRDGETPNDREIAVAGLLLKHLQLLQFNAHEVFETRLGNEHRFRGSRPLYIGVAIYPTVARFNHDCYPAVTRYFVGRSIVIRAIRSLRPGDTVAENYGPIFTKRSLEDRRRTLAARYWFRCECTACREDWPRFETLTNDMVRLRCPTEGCSKLHSRPRDPSRSIECSSCRRRINLRESLDRVRECEHLYAEGFAAMEEEQPERASKAFFEAASKFHRVAVPPHKDTHLAEIAASACMADEGNVYRPDSFPIAFRE; from the exons ATGCAGCGAATTAACGCGATCGATGAGGCGCCGGCGGACCCATCTTACAGGGACCTGTGCTCGCTGGAGACTCTCAGATCCGGAAAGAACGGATTCTTCCGAGAATTCAGCGAAAACGTGACGCGAGTCGCCGGAGAGCGGTGGATCTGCCAGGTTTTCGGGCGGCTGACCAGCGACGAGCAAAGGATTCGAGCCATCTTCACCGATGCCAAGGTGAAGGACACGGTGTTGGAAACGTTAAACCGAACGGAGATTCTGTACCGCGGCAAAGACGCCAACGTGTCCAGAGCGAGGAGGCTCGAGGGATTCGAGGCCGCGGCCGCGGCCCAACGACGGAAAGCTCTGTTGCTCTTCGGTCAGGCCGTTCTTCGCGCTCCCCTTCCAG GAAAATGCCGCACGGTCGATCGAGGTCTCGGACTACCGCTCGCGTTCCTAGCCAGAGCCGAAACGTTTCTTGCCTGCAACGAGCACGAGCTCGCCCTTCGTGATTTAAGTTTCGTCGAGGAAATGGACGGCGATCTGCCCAACGAGTTACG AGCGTCGTTTGCTCGGACGAAGAAGGCGTGCGAGACGTTCGTGCGAGCGAACGAAAAGAAGCTGTTGCCCGCGAGAGCACCGTCGCGAGATAAAG CTGCGGCCCGATCGGCCAGCGACGAGAATCCGCGGTTGCCGGGCGCCTCCACCCTGCTCGACATCGAGGAGACGGAGAACGCGGGCAAACGAGCGATCGCCGCCAAACCGATCGAACCGGGGGACAGGTTGGTCGTGGAGGCGCCGTACGCCGCTACTCTGCTCCCGGAATTCTTCGGTACGCATTGTCAACATTGTTTCTCGAG ATTCGTAGCACCGATAGGATGTCCGGACTGCAGCAGCGTCGCCTTCTGCGGCAGAAAGTGCAGAGACGCCGCGATGGCCAGCTATCATAAATACGAGTGCAAAATTCTCGCTCTACTGATAG GTTCGGGTATGAGCGTTTTGAGCATGCTCGCTCTGCGAATGGCCACTCAGAGCGGACCGACCGGCTGCATCGAGATTTGCCGCGCGTTAGATTCCAACGAGAAGGAACAGGTCGCACGACCGTGCACGCAAGCACAGGCGAAACTTAGCAAATCGGCGAAACGTCGTTCGAGAAGGAAGAAATTGCGTGATTCGAGACGCGAGCAGCCCGTGGAGAAAGTCCCTCGTGAAACAGAGCGAGAGAAACTCGTCGAAGGAGACGCGATCGATCTGCGGGTGTACGATCTCGTTACGCACGAGAAACACAGAACGGCTAAGGATTTTTTCGAGAGATCGCTGATGGCAGCGTTTCTTCTCAAGTGTTTGCAGAGAGTCGGCTTTTTCGAGACAGTGACGAGGGACGGAG AGACGCCCAACGATCGAGAAATCGCGGTAGCCGGCCTGCTGCTGAAACATCTTCAACTGCTGCAGTTCAACGCTCACGAGGTGTTTGAGACGCGACTCGGAAATGAACATCGGTTTCGCGGTAGCAGACCCCTTTACATCGGGGTGGCCATCTATCCGACCGTTGCACGCTTCAATCACGACTGTTATCCCGCGGTGACCAG ATACTTCGTCGGTCGATCTATCGTGATTCGGGCGATTCGCAGTCTCCGACCAGGAGACACGGTGGCTGAAAACTACGGGCCGATTTTCACCAAACGAAGCCTGGAGGATCGACGGAGAACTCTCGCCGCCAGATACTGGTTTCGTTGCGAGTGTACCGCTTGCCGCGAAGATTGGCCACGCTTCGAGACTTTGACCAACGATATGGTCAGACTGAG GTGTCCGACCGAGGGATGCTCCAAGCTACACTCGCGTCCCCGAGATCCCAGCAGATCCATCGAATGTTCGTCCTGTCGACGAAGAATCAACCTGCGAGAATCGCTGGACCGGGTGCGCGAGTGCGAGCACCTGTACGCCGAGGGATTCGCCGCGATGGAAGAGGAACAACCCGAGAGAGCGTCGAAGGCGTTCTTCGAGGCAGCGAGCAAATTTCACAGAGTGGCTGTACCCCCTCACAAGGACACGCACCTGGCCGAAATCGCAGCCAGTGCCTGTATGGCGGACGAAGGCAACGTCTATCGGCCCGATTCCTTCCCGATTGCTTTCCGTGAATGA